ATCATCGCCTGCCAACATTTCCGCCCCACCGGGAATGGCTTGGTAAGCGCGTTCGTGCTGCTTGTTCAGAATGGCTTTTTCCTTGACGTAGATTTCGTAAGGCGGCTGTTCTTCTTTCAGCAACCCAATGAAATTGCGGACTTTGCGTTTCAGGCTAACATCCGTCACCAAGCCTTGCCCGGTTTCTGCATCGACACGCGGCAAATTGCCTGCATCCGGGTCGCCATTAGGGTTGCCATCTTTCACATCAAACAGCAGTACGAAGTCATAACGGTTTTGTAAGCTCATAACAATTCTCCTTGTGTCCCAGTTTCATATTCAGGTTGGGCAGTTTCAGTTTTAGTATGCTTCTTGTTTCAATCCGCACCAGATTTCAAGCATCTGGCGTATGTTCGCGTTTCTTGAAAAAATCTTGACGCTGGTGGTAGTAACCAATCGCAAAACGCCCTTGATCAGCTAAGGGTAAATGGGCTGGGAAATCGACAATGCCGCCCATAATTTCGCCCAACAGCTTTTCAAAGTTACTGACTCGCCCCTTGTTATCCAGCTTGCTCAAATGATGGTTTTTCAATTTCAACAGCGTGGAAAACACAGTGACAGGTGTGGCAGAAGCAGCCCCGTAATAACGGTCACGGATGGTGGCATTAATACCGGGTTGGGCTTCTTCCTGTATTTTTTCCAGCACCGCAAACAGACGACCTAAACGGTAGCCCGTATTTGAATTTTCAAGATCAAGTGACACGGCAAGATTCTCCGTTGGGTTAAGTCGGTTCAAATAGGCTTTGATCAAAGCCGCCCGTGGGTAAGTGACTTCCTGTTCTGCACGGATACGCCGCACAGCCGAAGCCAATAATGTTTGTGGGTAAGGCAAGCCTTCCAAAATGCAGCGGATTACATCACCTGCCAGATTGGGGGGAACATTCTCTGTTTTTCCCAGCAACGCGGTTGAGCGTAACAACAACCACAGCGGCAGAAATTCCACATCGCGTTCGCTACGGTCAATCTGCAAATAGTCAAAGTGATCGACGATGCGCTGACTGACTTCCCGTACTGTTCCCACATGCCAGAAACGGATGCTGATACGTGCCGCATTGGGTGCAAGCCCCAGAATAAAAAACCGGGTTGTTTCGCCCAACGCAGGATTGCGCCCGTATTCTTGGACAGCTTTGTACAAGGCTTTCACCGCGTTGGTATTGCGGTCTGGATTATCTTTATTGTTATCCGCCGCACCCCACAGCGCGGTGAAATCATCCACCAGCGAATGTTCTTGCTCAGCCCAGAAAACGGTGGAAGCATCGCCCACCTGCATCCGTTGCGTAGAATCTTTACTCAGCAAGTGATTCAACGCCGTGGTATAGGCAAACGCCGCTTCTTTACTGACAGGCGCATTGAAACTCTGACTCTTGCCGTAAGACGTAAACGCATCAAGGTTAAAAGAAATGATGTTCGCCCCAGAACTTTGCGCCCCCCACACACCTTTGATGGAGGGGTGCAGGCGTTCAATCTCGGCTTGTTCGCCCGTCAACAGGCAAGTAGCTTTAGCGTTATCGTCACCGCCTGCACTCATCAATGCCGCTTGAACTTTGCGGCTTTGGCAAACCAAATGCAGTTGCCCTTGCAAACGAAACGTCAGGTTAGGATTGGTGGCAGCAATTTCTTCCCATTGCGGTTGTTGCTGCAAGGTTTCGGTATCCAGATTTTCCAGAAAAGCCAATACCGCCGCGATGCCCTCATCCTGTTCTGCAATATCCAATTGGCGGATACGTTCGGCAAAAGCGGCTTGCTGTTCCTTTACCCGCTCTGGCTTGCCTTTGGTACCAATACCCAACACGTATTCGGCGTTATCCCATAGCAGATTGGCAGCAACACCGGAGGTTTTTTTGACCCCTTGCGGCACACGCTCAGACTTTGCCCGCTTCTTTTTGCCATCACCCGTGCGGGTATCTTCAATCTGCGCCAGTTTGCCATCGGCAGTAATTTCCAGAATGAAGGGGATTTCTTTGTACTCAAATCCGGCTGGTGCTAAAGCAGAATCGGCATTGGCTGATTTGCGTTGGTAGTAATCGTAGAGTGCTTGCAGAATCATCCGCGTATCTCCTCGCTGTCCCATGCGGGGATGTGAATCACACCGTCCTGCATTTTTGCCTGAAAGAAGCGCGGCATCGGATTGGCTGTATCGGCAAAATCCATGTCGTACAGCATCCAGCCCAGCTCCCGTGTTTCTGCCAATGGTTGTGTGAGAACTGTTTCGTCTTCAACCAAACGGAAGTCACAGGAAAATTCGCGTGTGCCAAGGTACGGCTGATTGAAACATTGCCCTTTGCTGGCACGGCGTTTAAACATTTCGGCAAACTTGATCGTGCTGTTTTCGGGGTTGTTATTCAGCATTTCAAAATCAGCGTGAAGTCGGTAGCGCACATCCCGCAAGAACAAACCTGCTCGTTGTTGGCGGTCTTCCTCTACATACATGCCGAGGTTGCCTTTGCCCTGCTTCATCGCGGATTTGACTGCCCCGGCAGGTACAACCCCTGATACCTCATTGCGGCGCAAATTGATCCAGCGAATCGGCTTCAACACTTCAATTTTGCGGATATGCCAGCGAATCGCAGGCTTCCACAAAATCGACTCGAATACGGCGCGGGCGGCAGAAGGCGTGATGACATCGTAAGATACACGTTCCACCTTCATTTCCGGTCGAGTGAAGCAGGCAAAATCACCTGTTACTTCCAGACAAAAAGTTTGCATAGTCGCAAAGCCTCAAATGTATAAGGATTCAGCAGATAGTGACACACCATCCACTAATAAACCAAGTTTTTGATCGTATAATCCCGGCGTAATTTGCTCGTAAATACCGGGAAGATTGGCAAACTCGCGAATGTTACCCGCCTGTAGCAAGCGCTTTTTCACCTGCTCACGCACGGTTACGGTGTGGCGTTGTAGCTTCCGCATCAGGTTACGTTTCGGCCCGATGATTTTCAGTTGTTCAATCAGTTTTGCACCATCACCGTATGTCACCAGCACTGCTGAACCTTCGTCATCAATTAGCCGAAAACGTTGGGCTGCCGTGCGGAACTGGATTTTTAATTCACGCGCATTCTGACTAAGCAAATCGACAATGCCATGTTTATCCCGCGATTCTGCTCGCGCATAAAAGTGTTCAAAGTAAATCTGAAAATGCGAATGGTGTAGCGGTGCTTGGGTGAAAGTTGGTAACAAGGAACGGCACACCGTCACCGACCGCCCCAGATGCCCCGGTAGTTTGGCATTGAGTGGCGGCACGAACACAACCACGCGCCCTTTTTCCGACAGCTTGCCCTCACGGTTGCAACGTCCGGCGGCTTGCGCAATGGAATCAAGCCCAGCTAACGCCCGGTAAACCACGGGGAAATCCACATCAACTCCGGCTTCAATCAACTGCGTACTGACCACACGAACCGGCTCACCGTCTTGCAAACGCTGGCGGATTTCTTTTAACTTCTCGGAACGGTGTTCCCCACACAAATTGGTCGTCAGGTAGTAAGTCTCAGGAGGCAACAAACGACACAGTTCCGCAGCCTGCTGTTTGGTATTGACGATAACCAGCACAGAATCCAGTTCAGCAATTTCCTCTGCCACATCCTCCCACGAACGTTCTGTTATCAAATCGTCTGGCAATTCGACTTTTACCCGCTCCAGTGCAGCAAACAATGCTTCAGGATCAGGCATGATTTCGGTGATTTGCTCGGCTTCAAAGCCTTTCACTACTGCACTACCAAATGTATCGTGGTAAGTGTGTAACGCTGGTTGAGTAGCTGTAGAAAGAACGAAGGTCACACCGTAATGCTCTACCAGAGCTTTCATCACGCCCAAAATCGGGTTCAGGAATTCCGGCGGTAACAATTGCGCTTCATCCAACACGATCACGCTGTTTGCCAAGTTGTGCAGCTTGCGGCAACGGCTAGTACGGCTGGCAAACAGCGATTCAAACAGTTGCACGTTGGTGGTAACAATAATCGGCGCATCCCAGTTTTCCGCCGCCAAGCGGCTTTGCGCGTCTTCCTTGTCGGGGTCAAGATTGCTGTGATGTTCCACCACGCAATTACCAAAGATATGGCGGTAGATATTGGCGGTTTGCTCAATTATGCTGGTGTAGGGGATGGCGTAAATGACGCGCTGCTTACCGTGCCGGATCGCATGTTCAAGCGCGAATGCCATACCAGAAAGTGTTTTACCACCGCCGGTTGGTACGGTCAGGGAAAATATACCAGGTAGTTTTTCTGCTGCTTTCCGGCAATCACGCAAGATTTGTGTACGCAAGCGGTTGACTGGGGTATCTGCTGCTTTTGCTGCAAAGCCTGCCATGTGGTCGTTGAATCCAGTCAATAAGCTATTCAGGTCAGGGTATTGCCCGCGCAAATCCTGTTTGTCCGGCTGCATGAAGGTTTCGGTATCCAGAAAATCCGCATCAACTAGGCAAGAAAAAAGCATTCGTATCCACAACGCTGCATTATCAATGCCCCCCACAGGGGCAGACGTAGGCATTTTGGTTTGCAGGATGTCATCAGGAACAGGAGCTTGCAGAGCTTTATCCAAATGGATGCCATCTTGCAGGATTTCTTCCAATGAACGCCCGTCAGCATCATCTTTCACCCAATCTGGCAAACCGGAGTGATGACCCGCAATCAGATAGGCAAGAATTCTGCCCAATGCGGGATGCTTCTGTACGGCATACAACGCACCAGCAGCGGAGTGATTGACTTTGCCGGGAGCATGGTCGGTTTCAATGTGGGCATTGGCGGCGACATAACCTGTCTTGTCACCGATGTAACGTTGGAATTCAGGATTGTATTTGCCGAGGTCGTGCCAGATTCCGGCAACATGCGCCCAATCCTTGCCAAACAATGTCGCATAGCCTGCTGCTAATTTAGCAACGTCATGCAGATGCTCATCCAACCAATGCTCAATTGGCAGCCCCTTTTCATCAAAACGCACATGCGCTATCGGACGTGAATCTTCCACTTTGCCCCCAATGTAAACTTCACTTGTGCGCATTATTTAACACATCTTATGCCCATTACAACAACAACTATCTACCATCATCCACATTAACAGACTTAACACCCGATGAATTTGCGGTACAATCCCAGCCTTTCAGACTTTTGGCTCAGGATACCGCATGGAACTTTCTGCACTCACCGCTCTTTCCCCTACTGACGGGCGTTACGCCAGCAAAACAGCGGCGTTGCGCCCGTGGTTCAGCGAATACGGTTTGATTTACCATCGCGCTCTCGTGGAAATCCGCTGGCTGCAAATGCTCGCGGCACACCCGCAAATCCGCGAAGTGCCCGTATTTTCAACGGAAACCAACGCCTTTCTGGAAAGCATCCTAAGCGGCTTTAGCGAAACCGATGCGCTGCGCGTCAAAGCCATCGAGCGCACCACCAACCACGACGTGAAAGCGGTCGAATACTACTTAAAAGAAAAAATTGCAGGGCAAGCCGAGCTAGAAGCGGTCAGCGAATTCATCCACTTCGCCTGCACGTCCGAAGACATTAATAACCTGTCTTACGCACTCATGCTCAAAGGCGGCATGGAACAGGTGATTCAGCCAGAACTCGCCGCCACCCTCGGCGCAATCCGCCAACTCGCGCACGATTACGCCGAAATTCCGCTGCTGTCACGCACCCACGGGCAACCCGCCACCCCGACCACCTTGGGCAAGGAAATGGCGAATACCGCCTACCGCCTGCAACGCCAACAACAACAGATTCTTGCCACGCAATACTTCGGCAAAATCAATGGCGCAGTCGGCAACTACAACGCGCACCTCAGCGCCTACCCCGACATTGACTGGCAAGCCACCGCCGAACAATTCGTCACCTCGCTCGGCTTAACCTGGAATCCGTACACCACCCAAATCGAGCCACACGATTACATCGCCGAAACCTTCGACGCGGTAGTGCGCTTCAACACCATCCTGATCGACTTCTGCCGCGACGTGTGGAGCTACATTTCCCTTGGACATTTCAAGCAAAAAGTCATCGCGGGCGAAGTCGGCTCTTCCACCATGCCGCACAAAGTCAACCCGATTGACTTTGAAAATGCCGAAGGCAACCTCGGCATTGCCAACGCATTAATGACGCATCTGGCACAAAAACTGCCGATTTCACGCTGGCAACGCGACCTCACCGACTCCACCGTCTTGCGCACCCTCGGCGTAGGCTTGGGGCATTCCTTAATTGCCTACCAATCCGCCTTAAAAGGTATCAGCAAACTCGAAGTCAACGTTGCCAGCACCGCCGCCGACCTCGATGCCAACTGGGAAGTACTCGCCGAACCCATCCAAACCGTCATGCGCCGCTACGGCATCGAACAGCCCTACGAAAAGCTCAAAGCCCTGACCCGTGGGCAACGCATTACGCCAGAAGGCTTACGCGAATTCGTCAATACGCTGGATATGCCGCAGGAAGCCAAAGATGCGCTGATGGCGCTGACGCCAGCAACTTACATCGGCAATGCCATTGCGCAAGCCAAGGCGGTGTAACATGGCTGGCATGTTTGGTGACATTTCTGTTGAAGCATTCCTGCGCGATTACTGGCAAAAAAAGCCGCTGCTGATCCGCCAAGCCTTACCCAACTTCCAATCGCCCATCACGCAAGACGAACTCGCGGGTTTGGCGTGTGAAACCGACACCGCCCGCATTGTTATCGAACAAGGCGGCGCACACCCGTGGGAAGTGCGCCACGGCGCATTCGACGATGACGATTTCAGCAACCTGCCGGAAACGCATTGGACATTGCTGGTCAACGACACCGATCAGCATTTGCCCGAATTAAAAGCCATTATTGAGCCGTTCCGCTTTATCCCCGACTGGCGCATCGACGATTTGATGATCAGCTTTGCGGTGGAAGGTGGCTCGGTTGGCCCGCATGTTGACCAATACGACGTCTTCCTATTGCAAGCGCAAGGGCAACGCCGCTGGCAAATCACCACGCAACCCGCTCACCCCAACAATTTCCTGCCTGACTTGGATTTGCGCATTATGCGCAACTTTCAAGCTGAACAGGAATGGATCGTCGAACCCGGTGACTTGTTGTACTTGCCCCCCAACGTGCCGCATTACGGGGTCGCGCTGAACGAATGCATGACCTATTCCATCGGTTTCCGCGCCCCTTCGCAAGCGGATATGCTGGAAAAATTGCTCGAAGACTCACTGGAAAATACACGTTTACAGCAACGTTTCACCGATACCGAGCGCACGCCACAGGCCAATCCTGGCGAATTAACGGCAGCGGACATGGATAGGTTGGTGGATTTTGTGGTCGATGCGTTGCCACAAGATGAACAATCCTTGCAACGTTGGGTAGGAAAATACCTCACGACCCCTAAAGCCAGCGCACAACCTTGTGAAGTAGAACCCATTAGCCGCGCGGAACTCAGCCGCCTCATTCGGCAGAAAAAACGCTTTGAAAAATCACTGGACGCGCGCTTACTGTACTTTTCATCAGCCAATGAGATACACTTATTTGCGAATGGTAATCATCAGCAACTTGACAGCCAACACATTCAATTTATTGAATACATGTGTCGATCCGCCACACTGTTGCATAAAGATTATTCGCACTTTTTAACGAACACGTCCTGCTTTGACACACTGCAAGAACTGCTGACAAACGGTATTTTCACAGTAAAAAAGTAATGCATTTAAGCCTGATGGTGTTTAAAGATTTTTCTATAATTATCAGCATCATGCATAAAATCAATTAATCATCATTCACCTCAAGTTCAGTTTTGGTTGATTAATATACTTAACGATAATTAACTCATTTCTATTCCGGCGTAGTTTTAGAGTTTTGCTAATTTTTTATGTAACAGGGGAAACACGATGGATTTCAAACAATCCATATTTGCTGCTTTATGCAGCGTAATGGTAGTGGGTGCTACAAGCGCACTGCTGCCTAACATTGCGGTTGCCGCAGACAGTGAAAAGAAAATTTCGCTGAAGCGCACCAACCCCAATGAACCGATAGGGCGGGATGCGGTGCTCTCGAAAGTGAAGGCCACCTACAAAGGTCGCGTACTTTCTGTTCAAGAGAAGCCTTCGCCCGACTATCCAGATTGTCACATCGTGCGGATGCTGGCATTAGATGGTGAATACTTAACCATAAAAGTTGCTTGCAGCGACTGAAGAATCCGCGCGAAATCGTTGAAAAATAGCGAATAACTTATTTAAATACCCGAAATTCAGCCCGAATCTTCGGGTATTTTTTTATAATTTTTATTAATAACTGCTATTGACTGTTTTTTATTACCTATAAGCTGGTGTATGATTGCGTCTTCGGAGCTTGCTGATTAATTAAGGCTCCTGTATACGTTGAAACGATAATCCGTTGACCAATCACAAAAGAGCCGTGTTATGCGCGTATTGATAATAGAAGACGAAAACATCATCCGCGAGCAAATCGCTGACAATTTAAAAAAGAGTGGGTTTACTGTTGACTTGGCTGCTGACGGTTCTCAAGGGCTATACGTTGCTCTTGAATATCCCATTGATATTGCAGTGATTGACTTAGGATTGCCCCAATCCAAAGGCAGCCCGGTTAACAATGACTTGGGTTTGGATATTGTCCGTGCTATCCGTGCTAAGGGCTTAAGTTATCCTATCATTATTCTGACCGCCCGTGACCGCTGGCAGAGCAAGGTTGAGGGGCTGGAAGCCGGTGCTGACGATTACGTCACTAAACCCTACCAGAACGAAGAACTCATTGCCCGCCTGCGCGTACAATTGCGCCGCACCGGACGTTGGACGCAAGCCGAACTCAGTTGCGGCCCGATTCGCCTAAATACCTCCGAACAACGGGTGTATGTCAACGAAACGGAAATCACCCTAACGGCTTATGAATACCGCGTATTGGAACATTTAATGTTGCACGCGGGTGAAGTGATTTCCAAAACACGCCTGACTGACAGCTTGTACGAAGAAGACACCGACCGCGATAGCAACGTGATTGAGGTATTTATCCGCCGCTTGCGCATTAAATTAGACCCGGATGATACGCTTAAGCCAATCGAAACCTTGCGCGGGCGCGGCTACCGTTTCACCTTAACCCGCACGTAAACTTCAGATCCGGTAGCAACCCCTATGCTAAGCTCCTTACGTAGCCGCCAACTCATCAGTGGGTTTGGCGTTATTATGGTCGGCATCCTGATGCTAGGTATCATGCTGCACTGGTTTTCCTACAGTTATAAAATTGATCAAAAAAAGGCCGAACTGAAAGAAATATCATACGACGTATTGGGGTATTTGAACTTTCAGGACGGTCAATTTGACATCTTGCCAGACGCAGAGATGGCGGCCAAAGCTCAGCAAATGATCAGTGAACACAATTTGGATGATGTGACCCAAAATCATTTCGCGTATGTGATCAATATCGACAAAGCTCAAGTGGTGTGGAGCGCTTCTACGCTCAGCAAGCCCAATGATTTGGTCGACGAAGATTATTACTTGCGCTTCAAAATCAGTCAGGTATTAAAAACCAGCTTTGAACCCACATTCGATCAGCTCAAACCCTTGCCACCTAAAAATAAGCTAAGCTTGGAAGACGATCTAAACATGCGACAAACGTATGATCAGGAGTATTTATTGGCGATTCAAAGCTTTTTCAAGCCCGAATACGGCACGTTCCAGTTTATTGTGGGCGTTTCTATCGCGGATATTGAAAAAGAAATGCAGGACATGCGCCAAAAATTTGCGATCTTATTGTTTCTATCCGCCGTACTGGTATTGATTGCGCAACTGGCGCTGAGTTTTTGGGTGGTCGCCCCGATTAAAGAATTTGAGAATGAAGTCAAAGCGATTGAGGCCGGTGCACGCGATAGCATCCATGACCATTACCCTGAAGAATTAATTCCCGTCAAAAACGCGCTGAATGGTTTATTGAGTTACGAAAAAGGCCAAAAGCAGCGTTACAAAGATACTTTGGATGATTTAGCGCATAGCATCAAAACCCCGTTGACCGCGATGCAAAACCAACTGGATCAATTGCGCCGCGAAGCCAACTTAGATCCAAGCTACAAAATTGCTGCCACGGTATTTGAAACGCAAATCGAACGCATCCGTGAAATCATTGGGCATCAACTGCGTCGTGCCATGGTAACAAACCAAGGCGCGATGATTTTATCCCAACCAGTACGCCCCGTGCTGTTCCGATT
The DNA window shown above is from Candidatus Thiothrix sulfatifontis and carries:
- the cas8c gene encoding type I-C CRISPR-associated protein Cas8c/Csd1; its protein translation is MILQALYDYYQRKSANADSALAPAGFEYKEIPFILEITADGKLAQIEDTRTGDGKKKRAKSERVPQGVKKTSGVAANLLWDNAEYVLGIGTKGKPERVKEQQAAFAERIRQLDIAEQDEGIAAVLAFLENLDTETLQQQPQWEEIAATNPNLTFRLQGQLHLVCQSRKVQAALMSAGGDDNAKATCLLTGEQAEIERLHPSIKGVWGAQSSGANIISFNLDAFTSYGKSQSFNAPVSKEAAFAYTTALNHLLSKDSTQRMQVGDASTVFWAEQEHSLVDDFTALWGAADNNKDNPDRNTNAVKALYKAVQEYGRNPALGETTRFFILGLAPNAARISIRFWHVGTVREVSQRIVDHFDYLQIDRSERDVEFLPLWLLLRSTALLGKTENVPPNLAGDVIRCILEGLPYPQTLLASAVRRIRAEQEVTYPRAALIKAYLNRLNPTENLAVSLDLENSNTGYRLGRLFAVLEKIQEEAQPGINATIRDRYYGAASATPVTVFSTLLKLKNHHLSKLDNKGRVSNFEKLLGEIMGGIVDFPAHLPLADQGRFAIGYYHQRQDFFKKREHTPDA
- the cas5c gene encoding type I-C CRISPR-associated protein Cas5c yields the protein MQTFCLEVTGDFACFTRPEMKVERVSYDVITPSAARAVFESILWKPAIRWHIRKIEVLKPIRWINLRRNEVSGVVPAGAVKSAMKQGKGNLGMYVEEDRQQRAGLFLRDVRYRLHADFEMLNNNPENSTIKFAEMFKRRASKGQCFNQPYLGTREFSCDFRLVEDETVLTQPLAETRELGWMLYDMDFADTANPMPRFFQAKMQDGVIHIPAWDSEEIRG
- the cas3 gene encoding CRISPR-associated helicase Cas3'; the encoded protein is MRTSEVYIGGKVEDSRPIAHVRFDEKGLPIEHWLDEHLHDVAKLAAGYATLFGKDWAHVAGIWHDLGKYNPEFQRYIGDKTGYVAANAHIETDHAPGKVNHSAAGALYAVQKHPALGRILAYLIAGHHSGLPDWVKDDADGRSLEEILQDGIHLDKALQAPVPDDILQTKMPTSAPVGGIDNAALWIRMLFSCLVDADFLDTETFMQPDKQDLRGQYPDLNSLLTGFNDHMAGFAAKAADTPVNRLRTQILRDCRKAAEKLPGIFSLTVPTGGGKTLSGMAFALEHAIRHGKQRVIYAIPYTSIIEQTANIYRHIFGNCVVEHHSNLDPDKEDAQSRLAAENWDAPIIVTTNVQLFESLFASRTSRCRKLHNLANSVIVLDEAQLLPPEFLNPILGVMKALVEHYGVTFVLSTATQPALHTYHDTFGSAVVKGFEAEQITEIMPDPEALFAALERVKVELPDDLITERSWEDVAEEIAELDSVLVIVNTKQQAAELCRLLPPETYYLTTNLCGEHRSEKLKEIRQRLQDGEPVRVVSTQLIEAGVDVDFPVVYRALAGLDSIAQAAGRCNREGKLSEKGRVVVFVPPLNAKLPGHLGRSVTVCRSLLPTFTQAPLHHSHFQIYFEHFYARAESRDKHGIVDLLSQNARELKIQFRTAAQRFRLIDDEGSAVLVTYGDGAKLIEQLKIIGPKRNLMRKLQRHTVTVREQVKKRLLQAGNIREFANLPGIYEQITPGLYDQKLGLLVDGVSLSAESLYI
- the purB gene encoding adenylosuccinate lyase; translated protein: MELSALTALSPTDGRYASKTAALRPWFSEYGLIYHRALVEIRWLQMLAAHPQIREVPVFSTETNAFLESILSGFSETDALRVKAIERTTNHDVKAVEYYLKEKIAGQAELEAVSEFIHFACTSEDINNLSYALMLKGGMEQVIQPELAATLGAIRQLAHDYAEIPLLSRTHGQPATPTTLGKEMANTAYRLQRQQQQILATQYFGKINGAVGNYNAHLSAYPDIDWQATAEQFVTSLGLTWNPYTTQIEPHDYIAETFDAVVRFNTILIDFCRDVWSYISLGHFKQKVIAGEVGSSTMPHKVNPIDFENAEGNLGIANALMTHLAQKLPISRWQRDLTDSTVLRTLGVGLGHSLIAYQSALKGISKLEVNVASTAADLDANWEVLAEPIQTVMRRYGIEQPYEKLKALTRGQRITPEGLREFVNTLDMPQEAKDALMALTPATYIGNAIAQAKAV
- a CDS encoding cupin domain-containing protein, whose product is MAGMFGDISVEAFLRDYWQKKPLLIRQALPNFQSPITQDELAGLACETDTARIVIEQGGAHPWEVRHGAFDDDDFSNLPETHWTLLVNDTDQHLPELKAIIEPFRFIPDWRIDDLMISFAVEGGSVGPHVDQYDVFLLQAQGQRRWQITTQPAHPNNFLPDLDLRIMRNFQAEQEWIVEPGDLLYLPPNVPHYGVALNECMTYSIGFRAPSQADMLEKLLEDSLENTRLQQRFTDTERTPQANPGELTAADMDRLVDFVVDALPQDEQSLQRWVGKYLTTPKASAQPCEVEPISRAELSRLIRQKKRFEKSLDARLLYFSSANEIHLFANGNHQQLDSQHIQFIEYMCRSATLLHKDYSHFLTNTSCFDTLQELLTNGIFTVKK
- a CDS encoding response regulator transcription factor, encoding MRVLIIEDENIIREQIADNLKKSGFTVDLAADGSQGLYVALEYPIDIAVIDLGLPQSKGSPVNNDLGLDIVRAIRAKGLSYPIIILTARDRWQSKVEGLEAGADDYVTKPYQNEELIARLRVQLRRTGRWTQAELSCGPIRLNTSEQRVYVNETEITLTAYEYRVLEHLMLHAGEVISKTRLTDSLYEEDTDRDSNVIEVFIRRLRIKLDPDDTLKPIETLRGRGYRFTLTRT
- a CDS encoding ATP-binding protein is translated as MLSSLRSRQLISGFGVIMVGILMLGIMLHWFSYSYKIDQKKAELKEISYDVLGYLNFQDGQFDILPDAEMAAKAQQMISEHNLDDVTQNHFAYVINIDKAQVVWSASTLSKPNDLVDEDYYLRFKISQVLKTSFEPTFDQLKPLPPKNKLSLEDDLNMRQTYDQEYLLAIQSFFKPEYGTFQFIVGVSIADIEKEMQDMRQKFAILLFLSAVLVLIAQLALSFWVVAPIKEFENEVKAIEAGARDSIHDHYPEELIPVKNALNGLLSYEKGQKQRYKDTLDDLAHSIKTPLTAMQNQLDQLRREANLDPSYKIAATVFETQIERIREIIGHQLRRAMVTNQGAMILSQPVRPVLFRLRETLQKVYRDKPFEIRINVDEYAKCRMDAEDMMELFGNLLNNACRFCKDVVEISAHHEDNLLVIDIDDDGMGFPLNNPAKLLQRGIREDSKSDGQGIGMAVSTEIVSAIGGKIELLVSPYVGARVRLHLPV